In Rhizoctonia solani chromosome 6, complete sequence, the sequence AAAGGTACGGGGAGGAAAGAGATTCTCACGAGAAACGTCGGGAGATGTGAGCGTATTCTACTTTACATTTCAGCTTCTGTACGCTGCTCCAAGTGTAGTGGCCGAACTCAGCGCCTCACAAAATCAAAACAGGGCTGGGTAGATGACTCTATAACATTGCGGAACACCTGTCGTTCGAAGCCGCTCCACAACACGGACCCAGGTGGGCGGCCTTAGGGGTCTCGACAGTAGAGCCTCATTGTCTGCCCAAACCCCTTGCCTTTGCTTTATTATGTTTCGGCCGACTCGCAGATCTTGTAAAAGCAAAGTCTAACCACTACTTATTTAGAAAAATATTCGATTGTACTTGAAGTACACGAGGGAACACTGAATGTTATCGCTGGTCTGGACTCCCGTTGGCTTAACCTTGGCACTGGTTTTTGATGTTCAGAACTCCAAATGAATAGGAGAAGGGTCATGTCGAATGAAGTCATAACAAACTATACTCCGCTGTGTTTGCGCTTGCTATGTTCGTGCCCGTTGCAATCCACACTCTTTGCCCCAAAGGACAGCTGTAATTGACGTAGTTGTCGGAATATTAGTTTCAACAAAGTTTCGAAACTTCCTGGCTTAGTGGCCATGAGGGAGAGTGAATATGGCGCACTCAAATTACGAGTCTCATGGGAGTTCTGTTGCGCAGCCCACCAGAAGCTAAGACGTATTATTAGCAAGGGTGCCAATTGTGTATGTAAACGTCGGTCAGCACGGGTTCTTCCTATGGCTATTCCCCTTGGCAGAAGAGACGCTCGGATACGAATGAATTGCTGAGATTCAGTTAGCAGAAGGGAATTAGGAAAAACGATAGATCAGCTGCCTAGCATTAATATTCAGTCGGGACATGTAAGAACCAACCGGCATAGGAACTCCGCCATTGCCGTACCATGAAATATCCCTGGTCGCCTTATTCTTAGATACTAGTCTGAAGGGGTAACCGTAGGGCGAAACTTCGCTTACGACAAATGTAACTCGCAGGATAACAAAGGGCACAGCCTGAGAGTCGGGCTAAACAGGTGGTGATACCGCTGCCAACCCTAGAGGGATTCGGTCATCGATAATGTATGATGCAAGTGAGCTCACCCTGCGGAACGGATGAGACTCGTCCGCTGAAATCCTTGAGCAGGTGTGTGTGTATCAAGCGGTGCGAGTTAGGGGTGCCGAATTTTGACTAGTTTTGACGGCAAACCTAGCCCTTGGATATTGTATCGGCGGTCGACCGGTCCACGGCGGTCAAAACAGACCTTGCCGTGAATCGAGGCAATCTGACAATGCGAGTCGAGCAAAATGAGTAAGGAATGGTCGGAAAAAGGAGTTGATATAAAATGGAGCTCGGTAACAATAGCTGTCAATAGTCCTCGGATGCAAAGCAAAGGGTTGAATTGTGAAGAGAGCTCCAAGTATGGGGTCACGTGTTGAATAGCATACATCCTAACTTATGTTAGAAAAGTAAACGGGTGGGGCCCAGAGGTTTAGGGTAAGACATACAGAAGTTTACTTTACATAAGTCAAACAATATACCGGGCCAAAATAACTCCAGAGCACGGTAATGTTTAGGGATTCATACAGCTTTTGTCAGTAGCCTGACCTGCAAAAGTCCATGGTCTCAAGTACTAGTACTAGACTCGGCCCGAACTCGAGTCGATAGGAGCCCTATTATTAAATCAATTAAATTGGTTCAATAAATGATAATGGGTTTGGGTAAGTTGAAATAGGATTTCGTACCTGCACTGTAATATAGCCCGGGTTGTAGCCAAGTTAACGAAGGCTAGAGGGCGTCGCTACTTATCTTCATTTAGACAGGTACAGGGGTTCCATAATCAATTGTTTGATCTGTATCATCTAATCTTCCAAACCTCCAAAGCGCTGTTCGAAACGTCTCTCCTCAGATCATAGGATTGTACGTGGCCCATGGTATCGTATATAAATGCAGATGTATGGAGAAAGCAATCGACTGGCTTCTCCGTGTTTGCTTGAGGTGCTGATTTCAACCATATTCTGATGCTTGCATCTGGTTCGTTACTGCTCCTCCTCCTGCCACCCAGCGCTTGTTCTAATCGAAACTACATTTAGCTGCTTGGAATTTTTACCAGCCCCACTATACTAGTAAAACTGATTAAGTCACAGATATCTACTACGATTACTTGTTCGGTACCCGCACCAAATCTGGTTTGCTTGGTCCATTCTGGTTAATGGTTCACTTTCAATATCCCGAGATTATTCACTAGGTCCCTGTTATATATAGTGCTGTCAGTAGGCCGGGTTTGATAACAAACACTCTCCAATAGCATTTTGAATCAGATGGGCCTCGTTCTCCCATCTGCGAGTACTGGTATGTGCCTAGGCGGCTGGTTGGTGTCTCGGGCCTGGGCATCCCGATTTACAGGTTAGAGAGTAGGACTTTGTGGGTTTATTAATCGTCCTATATATGATAGTTGCACTAGAGTCACTTGCGGACCACCACCAACTATTCCTCCAATCGCTGATTATTTGGGTTCTTGCCCCTGCTAAACTTGGCTATCGTACGCCGTCGAGCCCTTAAGCTGCGCTATATCAACGGGTGTGATTTTAGCCTACCATGAGAAGAAGTACTGGTATAAGAATAGTAAAGTATTCATTATGAATTTGTAAGTAGTAACCAACCTTTATAATTGTATGAACAAATGCTACTATAGCTTTATGGTTGGTAGATTTAAGTTGCGAAGCTAGAGGGACCTATAAAGCATTGGTATGGTTCATGTAAGATGTACAAAATACAACACCTCTCACCAACTTATATAGGCCGGTCAAGTTCTGTTTTCTCTGAACAACATTGCTATATCGAATTTGCATACTACATGCACCTGTCCCCTTTGTTTATGGAAAATCCAGCACTCAAATCGATCCTTGGACTGGTGAGCTTATAATAACCGTGGGATTATTCATACATCAATTTCATATTAATGAACTATTGCTTACCAACCCCACAGTGGGGGACATTTGTCCGGACCCAGGAGACTTCAGCCCGTATTCCACGACCACCACACCGAAGACGCCTACCTAGACCAATTCTAATTATGATAGACACCTCAATCTCGCGCTTTTGATCTGCGACACACCTCTCCCAGCTGTCAAAGATGCCCATGGGTCTTATCTTGATATCTTTCAGACACACTTGCAGAAATCGCTAAAGTCTGCTTTGGGAAGCAAAGGCCAACCGACAGATAGCGTTCAATTCACTCTGGATGGGTATGATGTCGTTCAGCAAGTCTATCCCGAAGAAGCAAAGTTAGAAATGTATGATGGGATTGTGCTCACTGGATCCGGTAAATAAGCCATGTCATTCTTTGATGACTCACACAAAGTCAAACTCGGTTTTCCTAGCTGCCTCTGCGTATGCACCACTTCCTTGGATCCAACCCTTGCTTGAGTTTGTCGCCCGAGTAATCAAGAACTACCCGAGGATCAAAGTACTTGGTATTTGTTTCGGTCATCAGATTATTGCGCGCGCGCTAGGTGGACAATGTGTCCCGAACGAGAAAGGATGGGAAGTTGGCGTTTTGACGTCCAGCTGAATAAATTGGGGAAAGAGCTATTTGGGTGCAGCAACCTGGTAAGTTTAGCCTCTTGTCTAGGAAAGTTAAATAGCTAACCGAACATTAGCGGATTCATCAAATGCACCGAGATCACGTCCCTGACACCCATACACCTGCTGGCTTCGAAATCATTGGTACAACTCCTGCATGTGCCAATCAAGGGATGGTTTTACGATATCCTGGTACAAGCGGCAAGATTAATACGAGGATGTGCATGTCTTCACGGTGCAAGGACATCCAGAGTTCCACGAGAGTATTGTTTCCAAGGTTGTCGATGCGAGGGAGTTGAATGGTGTAATGAGTCCTGCAGTAGTAGCTGATGGTAGGAGAAGAGCTCCACTGGCGCATGATGGTATTCCTGTTATAGGGAAAGTGATGTGGGCAATCTTGGGTGTTGATTAAATCAGTTGCCTTTATAGTAACTTGTTCACAGAATACTTGTTTAATATTATGTACACTTATCTGGAATCCAACCAGCTCCAACTATGAAAAGCCTACGAAAAAATGTGTGTACAAGAAGAGGATATCTAAAAAAGCAAAAAGAACCGGAGGAATACAAGCTTGCCCATAAATTGCTTTATATGATATAATAGCCTGTCAGGATTTCACAGCCTCGACACACTTAGTGCCAATCTTCAAAGTCGGGGTGGATAATAGGGTATTCAGGGCAGCCACCGCTCCAATCATGCGTCAGGGCGGTCTTGGTCGAAGCTGGAACAATATCGATTAATAACAGACAAGAAGTACATCATGAGCATACTCACCACTACTCCTTGAGAACACGTTGCCGGTAATCGTAGTAATGGCAGTCTCGCACGCCTTTCGTACATCAGGCGGACCCTGACGTGCGACTTGCTTCAAAATATCAATTCCTCCTGCATCCTGAATCTCCTTCCTAATCGCAGATCCGCCCACATCTCCTAAGAAACTAACTGCAAAAGCCAGCTCGGAGTGAACCTGTGGATTCGTCGTTGGGATCGCAGATGCGGCACGGAGCGCCGATAGCAGCGCATCAACGACACCCGCCTGGACAAGTGCCTTGCGTGTGCCCGAGCCCCACTCCGCGCACGAAAATCGAGCGATAGCAAAGGCAAAGGACCCGAGCGCCTCTgtttcatcaggaggaatcGAACGGGGTAGTTTGGCTAAGCCCTCAGCTGCTCCCTCTCGCAATAGAATTTTGGCCATGTCGGATGAGTTTGGGCGCATATGACAGCCAACAGCTCGGGCAGACCAGTTGAGAACATCGGGGTCGAGTGTTTGTTGTAACGTTCGGGTCATTGGTTCCACAGAACCTGCGGCAGCAAGTGCCTTGGAGAATTTGATAGTGCGAGCAAGTCTGCCGACACCGAACAGGGCCACACAAAGATCTTCAGAATCGGCATTTGGGATGGCTGTTCGGTTTAAATGTGATGCGAGAGCTGGAATAACTCCCACTTGAACAAGCTTCCCCGCCAGTGCATCGGTTCGGGCGAGCATTCCGAGTGTCCAGGCGCAACATCTTCGGGTATCTTTGTTCTCCGAAAGACTCAGCCAATTGATGAGAAGTTCTGGAAGACCCTCCCCAATGAATTTGGTGGCAATATCATCTGAACGAACCATGCGCCCAAGGCACCATGCCGCACAAGCACGAACTAAGTCGACCCGGGCAGCCTTGGAAATCTCCATCAATTGCCCAGCTGTGCCTGTCCGAACGATACTGTTGGCGCTCAACAAATCGTGTCTTGTAGCTAAATCAGCAAAGTTGCCTCACAGTCGGCGACTCTAAAACTCACGAAAGAAGGCCAAGTGCTAAGATAACATGGTTAATTCCTTCGCCGTTGGGTGTCAACTTCTTGAACTGGACAATAAGGTGCGGGATTGCCCCGGCCTCGACCAACTTCCTCGCCTGGCTTTCGTCTTCGGCCAGTAGAATCACTTCTTTTACCAGACGACGAATCTCTTCCTGGTCCATTCCGTTGTTCACTGCAGTCATCAGAGATTGAGAGATTGCCAAGGCAGTAGGTACTTTTTGAAGAGAGGATTAGTTGGAAACCCTAAATCAGCACAAATATACTCACGCGGAGCAGGGGCGATACTAGCACGGTTATCTCTTCTTGTCATCTGCCTTCGCGGCGGGGAAGCCAGTGGAGTAGGCTGGGTTTGAGCAGGTGGTTGCACCTCGACATACTGTTCAACATTTGTTGGAGAGGACGTAGGGCGGGCAGGAAGAGCGGGAACGGCAATAGCTTGTGAAGGAACTGGAGTTATAATTCGTGGTTGTGTGTGTGCGGGCGCAGTATTAGGAGGAGAGGTAGCCCTGCTGGTGCTTGGCCCTGCCTGAGATGACGACCCAGATGATTCCTGAATAGTTGCTACAGCTGGATTCGGGAGTCATAAGTCCAACAATCTTTTAAGGTGGCACAATTTTTATACGTACGATGAGAGTACGGACGACCTTTCTCCGGGGGGTACCACAGTCGATTATGTGGCGGCGGTGTTACGGGACCAACGGCACTACTGAGCGTAGTGTTGAAAGAATTGGAAACGGATGATGGGAAGTTCAGATTGCTAGCGCTCGGAGTTCCAGCCGCGACATCGTACGATGGTGGTGGCAAAATCTCAATCTCAGCGGATTCTATTGCATGGTTGACATCGTTCTGTTGCGCTCTTTGTGGGAGGTTTAGAGGAGCGGTAGATGCTACTGGCGTCATTGATGGAATAGACGATTGAGAAATGCTAATGCTGGCCCCAGATGCCGTGTTCGGGATCATACTAGCGAATTGGGCTGGTCGAATATATAGCCGTCAGTTCAGTGGCAGTACGTAACAGAACGCCCTGATTAATTCAGTCTGCTTACCTTGAAGATCATCAATCATTGGCTCTACGTTTGCATCTTGAGGAAAGAGTAGACTAAGCTGTTTGAACGTAGGTCGTAATTGCGGATCCTGGTCCCAGGCCTTGGTAATCAGGAACCATATGTCGTCAGTCAGCCCTCGAGCAAGGCCAATCTCGGGCTCGGGTCGGTCAGGACGCTGTTTCTCCCGAACAACAAGGTGATATATAATATCAATCCCATTGATGTATCCAAACGGAGGTTGTTCAGTAAAGATCTCGAGGGTTCTGTGCATAATAGCCTTGCTTAATAAGCTCGGCTGATCGAAGTGTTGTGTACTTACGTCATTGCCCAAGCGTAAACGTCTGAAGCTTTATTCAGCACCTGACAGAGCATGAGCACACATAAAACATCAAGTACAACGCAAATACGAACCCCTCGCCAACGTTCAGGGGACAGGTACCGAGGGGACCCAGAAACGTTCTCGGTAACGTGAGCCCTCGATGATG encodes:
- a CDS encoding Serine/threonine-protein kinase codes for the protein MTVQSPTSPRLASATSLLGEAFDTIYPCPETKESAIVLIARAERVVATIDPIVQRARPNELNNEIGQLNTAAAETKMVMERIAAKSFVRRLIDQAHDQRDIEVVNLKLTDILRIFNVVSESEIVHDLSISEGARRNDQYHIEQKMGMLQSDDQALCQEFNVTSPNTALNAIRELQLMLIGLGQQDSPRARHFLEHAMKVFRGRAGSNSSMSGDSAPSLYSQSSFASTPSNANRLPAPPRSPRWVISEGDIQIDQNAPLGRGGFGTVFKGKWNGATVAVKRLVKDASAETLLREVELWQGLRHPHVVQFFGASPKYSPNAFIVSQYLANGNALMYLKRNPRADRAKLSRETAVGMEYLHSMGIIHGDLKAANVLITDTGSAALADFGLSEVKQDSSSRAHVTENVSGSPRYLSPERWRGVLNKASDVYAWAMTTLEIFTEQPPFGYINGIDIIYHLVVREKQRPDRPEPEIGLARGLTDDIWFLITKAWDQDPQLRPTFKQLSLLFPQDANVEPMIDDLQAQFASMIPNTASGASISISQSSIPSMTPVASTAPLNLPQRAQQNDVNHAIESAEIEILPPPSYDVAAGTPSASNLNFPSSVSNSFNTTLSSAVGPVTPPPHNRLWYPPEKGRPYSHPVATIQESSGSSSQAGPSTSRATSPPNTAPAHTQPRIITPVPSQAIAVPALPARPTSSPTNVEQYVEVQPPAQTQPTPLASPPRRQMTRRDNRASIAPAPLPTALAISQSLMTAVNNGMDQEEIRRLVKEVILLAEDESQARKLVEAGAIPHLIVQFKKLTPNGEGINHVILALGLLSHDLLSANSIVRTGTAGQLMEISKAARVDLVRACAAWCLGRMVRSDDIATKFIGEGLPELLINWLSLSENKDTRRCCAWTLGMLARTDALAGKLVQVGVIPALASHLNRTAIPNADSEDLCVALFGVGRLARTIKFSKALAAAGSVEPMTRTLQQTLDPDVLNWSARAVGCHMRPNSSDMAKILLREGAAEGLAKLPRSIPPDETEALGSFAFAIARFSCAEWGSGTRKALVQAGVVDALLSALRAASAIPTTNPQVHSELAFAVSFLGDVGGSAIRKEIQDAGGIDILKQVARQGPPDVRKACETAITTITGNVFSRSSASTKTALTHDWSGGCPEYPIIHPDFEDWH